One window of the Babesia microti strain RI chromosome IV, complete genome genome contains the following:
- a CDS encoding hypothetical protein (overlaps_old_locusTagID:BBM_III07270), with protein sequence MDLNSALMQFFDYQPDYYYDERQQFFEDEFCKNFAQSEITIDNYYQPKTKLVTNTQSKNGTKDDQTKDLTVNCNQIEELLDRLSLGRFTSTIDSELKFLLDNIDDTFEPLTTVSAPKSVTSATNFSCKIANQDPFLGFTKVLTPIPIPLIKNYQLDPEAQQLLTSIGSNKICIVSSLGQSKVGKSFLSNILLSRPIRRRFPLSQSSHDTPNITQSSSNQHDIGDDDVQAYMFLAEYDSQSTVYCFIDWTCQVDSFQTRVSTFISDTILFHHSYDNTDCLNTFLNSISEMVSEGCIGDDSSGVQNFQPIPLIKVIVHDGPKYSTTLGSFKHLDNYKIITLPFPLDETFVSPSSTLDKSNQTNKLDPSLYPPHSYCVEFINACEELKKILFVQTLEKSKSGLPKNGNILQCALKCFKYESSNSDASDNEQLKNVWNMARNAHDESLRFQCKEMFLKYIRQDLQPLLPLGTKHLLERCYEYKIHIIDHHKKNVMGNEQQSLKELCQKLDKIIKKAIRENEEFSEKANLKKLHEIGKRFSDIDDIKNEYDKNIQGPTSVHYKTFREFERGYNT encoded by the coding sequence ATGGACTTGAACAGTGCGCTTATGCAGTTTTTTGACTACCAACCTGACTACTACTACGATGAGCGCCAACAGTTCTTTGAAGATGAATTTTGCAAGAATTTTGCCCAGTCGGAAATAACCATTGATAACTACTACCAGCCCAAAACTAAGCTAGTCACTAATACTCAGTCCAAAAATGGAACCAAAGATGATCAAACAAAAGATCTTACTGTCAATTGTAACCAAATTGAAGAATTGTTAGATAGGTTATCACTGGGCAGATTTACCAGTACAATTGATTCAGAACTAAAATTTCTGCTAGATAACATTGACGATACTTTTGAGCCACTTACCACAGTTTCTGCGCCTAAAAGCGTTACTAGCGCCACAAATTTTTCATGCAAAATTGCAAACCAAGACCCCTTTCTCGGATTTACCAAAGTTTTAACACCCATTCCTATTCCgctaattaaaaattatcaacttgACCCAGAGGCGCAACAGTTACTAACTTCAATTGGCAGCAACAAAATATGCATTGTATCATCTTTGGGCCAATCAAAAGTAGGGAAGAGCTTTTTGAGTAATATACTCCTTTCTAGACCCATCAGGAGGAGGTTTCCCCTGTCACAATCATCACATGACACCCCAAATATTACTCAAAGTAGCAGCAATCAACATGATATAGGTGATGATGACGTTCAAGCTTACATGTTCCTAGCTGAATATGATTCCCAGTCTACGGTTTATTGCTTTATCGACTGGACATGCCAAGTTGATTCATTTCAGACGCGTGTATCTACTTTCATTTCCGATACCATCCTATTCCACCACTCATACGATAATACTGATTGCCTAAACACTTTCTTAAATTCAATCAGCGAGATGGTCTCAGAGGGCTGCATTGGTGATGATAGTAGCGGGGTACAGAATTTTCAGCCCATACCACTCATCAAAGTTATAGTACATGATGGACCCAAATACAGCACTACACTAGGGAGCTTCAAACATTTggataattacaaaatcaTTACTTTACCATTTCCCCTAGACGAAACCTTTGTTTCTCCCTCTTCAACACTAGATAAAAGCAACCAAACTAACAAATTAGACCCCTCTCTATATCCTCCGCACTCTTATTGTGTTGAATTCATCAACGCCTGCGAAGAACTCAAGAAGATTCTATTTGTGCAAACGCTAGAGAAATCCAAAAGTGGTTTACCAAAAAATGGAAACATACTCCAATGTGCCTTGAAGTGTTTCAAATATGAGAGTTCGAACAGTGATGCTAGCGATAATGAACAACTTAAGAATGTGTGGAACATGGCTAGAAATGCTCATGACGAGTCACTACGTTTTCAGTGCAAGGAGATGTTCCTCAAGTATATTCGACAAGACTTGCAGCCTCTGCTACCTTTGGGGACTAAGCACTTGCTGGAAAGAtgttatgaatataaaattcatATTATCGACCATCACAAAAAGAACGTCATGGGTAACGAACAACAGAGTTTGAAAGAATTATGTCAAAAGTTGgataaaatcatcaaaaaGGCCATAAGAGAGAACGAAGAATTTTCTGAGAAGGCAAATTTGAAGAAATTGCACGAGATTGGCAAGCGATTTAGCGACATTGAtgacattaaaaatgagtATGATAAGAATATCCAGGGCCCAACTAGTGTGCATTACAAGACTTTCAGAGAGTTTGAGCGGGGGTATAATACCTAA
- a CDS encoding conserved Plasmodium protein, unknown function (overlaps_old_locusTagID:BBM_III07265), with the protein MDWSITLPPNSYIHKLISSHTDNIEELCNSAKLVPKLTSELDSTFIYYRGVVLQNLSFEFYKNEEGEAYQTRYPFYLTMPVCLTQFSYNYKFKNSDYQFTQTDTAIPHCIAMFYVNPNDKNSILINDTVHVAGVCQYQKTQLPIIHIFAYKIANYNIMPSLCFLKSDYQSLVNFVSSELGDDLLAEYVILLLGMPQKGDSKPLSLLITRKDMACDERLIKTLQYLVEYVKYIDSYTEPMHSTMDYEQTPEILVPGQLQLGNGTALVINLDNIPVESMDSIDNLLNGKVDYHFGPSLYQIRTKLRTILTTNNEDTNQLPPASLYIKYKCEQNTSPKITVPSDYKYIQLIDKAWTSPFRVDIPNEVEQLMIDSWIQNREVANIDDFNTWVSLSRTLCYLHGDDIVTDQHWNHILALECNRRERISLKSV; encoded by the exons ATGGATTGGTCGATTACACTCCCCCCAAACTcttatatacacaaattaatatcatcacACACAGATAACATTGAAGAATTGTGTAATAGTGCCAAATTGGTCCCAAAATTGACAAGTGAATTGGATTCcacatttatatattataggGGTGTAGTTTTACAG aatcTTTCGTTtgaattttacaaaaatgaaGAAGGGGAAGCATACCAAACTAGATATCCTTTTTACCTAACTATGCCAGTCTGTCTAACTCAGTTTTCttacaattacaaattcaaaaaCAGCgattatcaatttacacaaaCAGACACTGCAATACCACACTGTATTGCCATG TTTTATGTGAATCCCAATGACAAGAATTCtatactaattaatgataCTGTGCACGTAGCAG GTGTATGCCAATACCAGAAAACTCAATTACcgataatacatattttcGCCTATAAAATCGCGAACTACAATATCATGCCATCCCTATGTTTCCTCAAGTCTGATTATCAGTCATTAGTCAATTTCGTGTCTAG TGAACTAGGTGACGATCTGTTGGctgaatatgtaattttgttacTGGGAATGCCCCAAAAGGGCGATAGCAAGCCTCTGAGCCTATTAATTACCAGAAAGGACATGGCATGCGACGAGCGTTTGATTAAAACCCTGCAATATCTAGTTGAGTATGTGAAGTATATCGATAGTTACACTGAGCCTATGCACTCCACGATGGATTATGAACAAACTCCAGAGATTTTGG tgcCCGGGCAATTGCAATTAGGAAATGGTACTGCACTTGTCATCAATTTGGACAATATACCAGTAGAATCAATGGattcaattgataattta TTAAATGGGAAAGTTGACTATCACTTTGGCCCATCACTTTATCAAATAAGGACTAAGCTTAGAACTATTTTAACCACAAATAACGAAGATACAAATCAATTACCCCCCGCcagtttatatataaaatacaaatgcGAACAAAACACTTCACCAAAAATTACAGTGCCTTCGgattacaaatatatacaactGATAGACAAGGCTTGGACATCGCCTTTCCGAGTCGATATCCCTAATGAAGTTGAACAGTTGATGATAGATTCCTGGATTCAAAATAGGGAAGTCGCTAACATTGACGATTTCAACACTTGGGTATCCCTCAGTCGCACCTTGTGCTATTTGCATGGAGATGATATTGTAACGGATCAACATTG gaatCACATTTTAGCGTTGGAATGTAATAGGAGAGAACGTATCTCATTAAAAAGtgtttaa
- a CDS encoding hypothetical protein (overlaps_old_locusTagID:BBM_III07260): MRVGLKISFWKKSKYIEQSEVPNCLIKSLSRMYLPATIIQLLILILGSHTFKKHNTKYIINEPKNDFMYKSYNRINENSDFVSDYNTNDELSVPHGITDPIPSHLNFLGDKREAEIRQTLWDEQVPLDKVLDRMDQLQNPEKYNKLFEEYMTTAVTTISSHPSKPTRNDISTADVEIDAKKYMEIGSDIESHCPGDNLESGDYENDGYKSEYEELLSFDFFHLHPSYIEFLEQLMEKKANKAAGIESSDIITTSELDNKIISSQYFNKAAELALDLNCLVENEITSVKWIMEAKNVIEKVLESHNYKLESIKWSCDTIYILLKHKNLYESETEALQNELQHEIHKLRFKFYIPKIEMLGIFLETEPLTDVN, encoded by the exons ATGCGAGTGGGTTTAAAGATTTCTTTTTGgaaaaaatccaaatatatagAACAGTCAGAGGTGCctaattgtttaataaaatcaCTATCGCGCATGTACCTACCTGCAACTATAATACAACTACTAATATTGATACTAGGTTCTCACACATTCAAGAAACACaacacaaaatatattataaatgagcctaaaaatgattttatgtaCAAAAGTTACAATCGCATAAATGAAAATAGTGACTTTGTGTCTGATTACAATACCAACGATGAATTGAGTGTACCTCACGGAATAACCGACCCTATCCCTTCacatttgaattttttgggGGATAAAAGGGAAGCTGAAATTAGGCAAACGTTGTGGGATGAGCAAGTTCCTTTAGACAAAGTGTTGGATCGCATGGATCAACTGCAGAATCCTGAAAagtataataaattgtttgaggAATATATGACAACGGCTGTTACAACAATATCTTCCCATCCATCTAAGCCTACACGCAATGATATAAGCACAGCAGatgttgaaattgatgCAAAAAAGTATATGGAAATAGGAAGTGATATTGAGAGTCATTGTCCAGGTGATAATTTAGAGAGTGGAGattatgaaaatgatgGATATAAATCTGAATATGAAGAGTTGTTATCCTTTGATTTCTTTCACCTACACCCATCGTATATAGAATTTTTGGAGCAGCTAATGGAAAAGAAGGCTAATAAGGCGGCTGGGATTGAATCTAGTGATATAATTACGACTTCAGAATTAgacaataaaataatatctaGTCAGTACTTCAACAAAGCGGCCGAGTTGGCTCTggatttaaattgtttggtaGAAAATGAAATCACTAGTGTAAAGTGGATAATGGAAGCCAAAAATGTGATAGAGAAGGTGTTGGAGTCgcataattacaaattggaGTCAATAAAGTGGAGCTGTGATACGATTTACATTTTACTCAAACACAAG AATTTGTATGAATCAGAGACCGAGGCACTGCAAAATGAGTTGCAACATGAGATTCACAAGCTGAGATTCAAGTTTTACATACCAAAAATAGAAATGCTTGGTATTTTTCTCGAAACAGAACCGCTCACAGATGTAAACTAG
- a CDS encoding replication factor A protein 3, putative (RPA3) (overlaps_old_locusTagID:BBM_III07265), with translation MGINGKRITGSMLPQYIGQTIRFVGKVVTAKGNYLLLKSADNLEVSCTINSPIPSSKFIEVVARVRDSATIEQNGNLYSLGEDCDLDLMAKVISLSHNPTISQYYYAS, from the exons ATGGGAATAAATGGAAA GCGTATAACTGGGAGTATGCTTCCTCAGTACATTGGCCAGACAATCCGTTTTGTGGGCAAAGTGGTCACTGCTAAGGGCAATTATCTTTTGCTAAAGTCAGCAGACAATTTGGAAGTTTCCtgtacaattaattcacCCATACCTTCATCAAAATTCATAGAAGTGGTTGCCCGGGTCAGAGATTCTGCCACCATAGAACaaaatggcaatttgtATTCCCTGGGAGAAGACTGTG ATTTGGATCTCATGGCTAAAGTAATCTCCCTATCACACAATCCGACCATCAGTCAATACTACTATGCATCATAG
- a CDS encoding transcription factor with AP2 domain(s), putative (ApiAP2) (overlaps_old_locusTagID:BBM_III07255) has protein sequence MSGGLGSGYIQHTFRWGVGNKFRSKSINRLKPTHIERLTVASVPADYFVNDRKNVQYNEVNEHWEVFWCQNGKLNGKPFPIRKYGVFDAKKLAYEFANTVLYNPLHNSTDKLVDDPDFDTNNPYYFDRMLQCWVVSYYKGNRPSTYAFSVNIHGYTRAKELAIQIANKNCNKVG, from the exons ATGAGTGGGGGTCTGGGTTCTGGATATATACAGCATACTTTCCGTTGGGGTGTAGGAAATAAATTTAGGTCGAAATCTATTAATAG ACTGAAACCTACACATATTGAGAGGTTAACTGTTGCATCGGTTCCAGCGGATTACTTTGTCAACGATCGCAAAAATGTACAGTACAATGAAGTTAACGAACATTGGGAGGTTTTTTGGTGTCAAAATGGGAAATTAAATGGGAAGCCCTTTCCAATCAGGAAATACGGCGTCTTTGATGCCAAAAAATTAGCGTACGAATTCGCTAACACTGTATTATATAACCCACTCCACAATTCAACTGATAAATTGGTTGATGATCCAGATTTTGATACTAACAATCCGTACTATTTCGACCGCATGTTACAATGCTGGGTCGTTAGCTATTATAAGGGCAATCGCCCTTCCACTTACGCATTTAGTGTAAATATACACGGATATACTAGGGCTAAGGAGTTGGCAatacaaattgccaataaaaattgcaacAAAGTTGGTTAA